A stretch of the Oceanicola sp. D3 genome encodes the following:
- the map gene encoding type I methionyl aminopeptidase — protein MTITHEDELEGLREIGRIVAETLQAMGRALEPGMTTAELDALGAEILEREGAVSAPQGTYGFPGATCISMGDVIAHGIPGSQVIRAGTLVNIDVSASKDGFVADTGASFRVGDVPASLKRLCTDGRKACQIGVAQVRAGRPIGAIGNAIGQFASKRGYTLIRNLASHGTGRALHEYPEEIPTWPSRDRRPITDGLVLTVEPFLSRGGLWAEDGGDGWSLLANPRAACVQYEHTVVATRGKPITVTLPG, from the coding sequence ATGACCATTACCCATGAAGACGAGCTCGAGGGCTTGCGCGAGATCGGCCGGATCGTGGCCGAAACCCTCCAAGCCATGGGCCGCGCGCTGGAACCGGGGATGACAACCGCCGAGCTCGATGCACTCGGTGCCGAGATTCTGGAGCGTGAAGGCGCCGTCTCGGCCCCACAGGGCACCTATGGCTTCCCCGGTGCGACCTGCATCAGCATGGGCGACGTCATCGCCCACGGCATTCCGGGTTCGCAGGTGATCCGCGCCGGCACCCTCGTCAACATCGACGTTTCCGCCTCCAAAGATGGGTTTGTCGCCGATACCGGCGCCAGCTTTCGTGTGGGCGATGTGCCCGCCTCGCTCAAGCGGCTCTGCACCGATGGCCGCAAGGCCTGCCAGATCGGCGTGGCGCAGGTGCGCGCCGGGCGGCCCATCGGCGCCATCGGCAATGCCATCGGCCAGTTTGCCAGCAAGCGCGGCTACACCCTTATCCGCAACCTCGCCAGCCACGGCACCGGACGCGCGCTGCACGAATACCCCGAAGAGATCCCCACCTGGCCCAGCCGCGACCGTCGCCCCATCACCGACGGCCTCGTGCTCACGGTCGAGCCCTTCCTCTCCCGTGGCGGCCTCTGGGCCGAGGACGGTGGCGATGGCTGGAGCCTGCTGGCCAACCCTCGCGCCGCCTGTGTGCAATATGAGCACACGGTCGTCGCCACGCGCGGAAAGCCGATCACGGTAACGCTGCCGGGGTGA
- a CDS encoding GAF domain-containing sensor histidine kinase, producing MSDGVQRSAVLQDHAVFQAGSHDFQSDIEMLAASELVGTILETVMLATNMRFAAVARVTADRWVACRTVDEVNFGLVAGDEIEIQSTFCQSVRQTTEKVVFNDVATDEIYRNHPIALKFGIASYASIPILRSDGAFFGTLCAIDTVPRNIKHPRAVAMLEMFADLIGRSLETEERLEAHEELVEHERKLTRIQEEFVAVLGHDLRNPVAAFDAGLRQLGHEPLSDRGNTLISLMRSSVRRMNDLIENIMLHAKSRLGGGIRVSAEPDAPLAEAITGVVEEIRAATPEQEIRLDLAFGQPVSCDAARVAQAVSNLLSNAARHSLPDTPLEVRGAIENNVIHIAVSNHGEEVPEEVRDRLFKPFERGTDERSEGLGLGLHIAASIATAHGGRIAVDCTGGVTSFTLSLPVLPPEA from the coding sequence ATGAGCGATGGGGTGCAGCGGTCTGCTGTTTTGCAAGACCACGCGGTGTTTCAGGCCGGAAGCCATGACTTCCAGTCCGATATCGAGATGCTCGCGGCCAGCGAGCTTGTGGGCACCATTCTCGAAACGGTCATGCTGGCCACCAACATGCGATTTGCCGCGGTGGCCCGTGTCACCGCTGACCGCTGGGTCGCCTGCCGGACGGTGGATGAGGTCAACTTCGGCCTTGTTGCCGGAGACGAGATCGAGATCCAGTCAACCTTCTGCCAGTCGGTGCGGCAAACCACCGAGAAGGTGGTGTTCAACGATGTGGCGACGGATGAGATTTACCGCAACCACCCCATTGCGCTGAAGTTCGGCATCGCCAGCTACGCTTCCATTCCGATCCTGCGCAGCGACGGTGCGTTCTTTGGCACCCTCTGTGCCATCGACACGGTGCCGCGCAACATCAAGCACCCGCGTGCGGTGGCCATGCTTGAAATGTTCGCCGACCTGATCGGCCGCAGCCTTGAAACCGAGGAGCGGCTGGAGGCGCATGAGGAGCTTGTGGAGCATGAGCGCAAGCTGACCCGTATTCAGGAAGAGTTCGTGGCGGTGCTGGGCCATGACCTGCGAAACCCGGTGGCGGCCTTCGATGCAGGCCTGCGCCAGCTTGGGCACGAGCCGCTGAGTGACCGGGGCAACACGCTGATCTCGCTCATGCGCTCTTCGGTGCGGCGCATGAACGACTTGATCGAGAACATCATGCTCCACGCTAAAAGCCGTCTGGGCGGCGGCATAAGGGTTAGCGCGGAGCCTGATGCGCCGCTGGCGGAAGCGATCACGGGCGTCGTCGAAGAAATACGCGCCGCCACGCCCGAGCAGGAAATCCGGCTTGATCTTGCCTTTGGTCAGCCGGTGAGTTGCGATGCCGCGCGGGTGGCGCAGGCTGTTTCCAACCTGCTGTCCAACGCGGCGCGCCACAGCCTGCCCGACACACCCTTGGAGGTGCGCGGTGCCATCGAGAATAACGTGATCCACATTGCCGTATCCAACCACGGCGAAGAGGTGCCGGAAGAGGTGCGCGATCGGTTGTTCAAGCCGTTCGAGAGAGGGACGGATGAACGCAGCGAGGGGCTGGGGCTCGGCCTTCACATCGCCGCCTCCATCGCCACGGCCCACGGCGGGCGCATCGCGGTGGACTGCACGGGTGGGGTGACAAGCTTTACCCTGTCGCTCCCGGTCCTCCCGCCCGAGGCCTGA
- a CDS encoding 50S ribosomal protein L25/general stress protein Ctc, whose translation MAGQIPDLNAEARTGTGKGAARQARRAGMVPGIVYGGGEDPLPINLPFNKLFTQLKAGRFMSTLFNMKVEGHDDVRVICRNVQRDVVKDLPTHVDFMRLKRTSRVNLFIPVAFENEEAAPGLKQGGVLNAVRPEVELVVTAGDIPEQLVVDLTGLEIGDTVTISSINLPEGAKPTIDRDFVIANISAPSGLRAADDEDEDVAADEVPTAGEEEAAAEE comes from the coding sequence ATGGCTGGTCAGATTCCTGATCTCAATGCCGAAGCACGGACGGGGACAGGCAAGGGCGCCGCTCGTCAGGCACGGCGCGCGGGCATGGTGCCCGGTATCGTTTATGGTGGTGGCGAAGACCCGCTGCCGATCAACCTTCCGTTCAACAAGCTGTTCACCCAGCTGAAGGCCGGTCGCTTCATGTCGACCCTGTTCAACATGAAGGTCGAGGGCCATGACGACGTGCGCGTTATCTGCCGGAACGTGCAGCGCGACGTGGTCAAAGACCTGCCGACCCACGTGGATTTCATGCGGCTGAAGCGCACCTCGCGCGTCAACCTCTTCATCCCCGTTGCCTTCGAAAACGAAGAAGCGGCCCCCGGCCTGAAGCAGGGCGGCGTGCTCAACGCGGTGCGTCCCGAGGTCGAGCTGGTTGTGACCGCCGGTGACATCCCCGAGCAGTTGGTCGTGGACCTGACCGGCCTCGAGATTGGCGACACCGTGACCATTTCGAGCATCAACCTGCCCGAAGGCGCGAAGCCCACCATCGACCGCGATTTCGTGATCGCCAACATCTCCGCCCCCTCCGGCCTGCGTGCCGCTGACGACGAGGACGAGGATGTGGCCGCCGATGAGGTGCCGACCGCTGGTGAAGAAGAGGCCGCCGCCGAGGAGTGA
- a CDS encoding MFS transporter, which yields MSILHAITLSRRTLPAFAAEGIFWGAFASYTPQLKDSIGADDGTWGLVLLVSAIGSISAMWFAPRFDARLGRMAMAVACLWIGLAFQLPMWTTSLVLFTAAMLLAGSSAGLLDVVMNARLSAIEAKTGRSLMNLNHATFSFAYGSSALFAGLLRDAGTAPQTTFGLLGALALLLAAAARQRELPPRAPGAPEPPRRISLPPVAYWGGAIVLIGFLCEQATEAWSALHIERTLGGGAAEGAIGPAMLGFTMCVGRLGGQFATARVSEARLTTLAALVSASGAALAALAPTPPVAYLGFGVLGLGLSVICPMVFALVGRLSAPEQRPAVISRAAVIGYSGFFIGPPFLGALSEAAGLRAAFLAVALLLALAPLLLIPLRTAAKTAEATAAAR from the coding sequence ATGTCGATCCTGCACGCCATAACCCTGTCGCGCCGCACCCTGCCCGCCTTCGCAGCCGAGGGCATCTTCTGGGGCGCCTTTGCGTCTTACACCCCCCAGCTCAAGGACAGCATCGGCGCGGATGATGGCACATGGGGCCTCGTGCTGCTGGTCTCCGCCATCGGCTCGATCTCGGCGATGTGGTTCGCCCCGCGCTTTGATGCACGGCTCGGGCGCATGGCGATGGCCGTGGCCTGCCTCTGGATCGGCCTCGCCTTCCAGCTCCCGATGTGGACAACCTCGCTCGTGCTCTTCACCGCCGCCATGTTGCTGGCGGGGAGCAGCGCCGGGCTGCTCGACGTGGTGATGAACGCCCGCCTCTCTGCCATCGAGGCTAAAACCGGGCGCTCGCTGATGAACCTCAACCACGCCACCTTTTCCTTTGCCTACGGCTCCTCCGCGCTGTTCGCCGGGCTGCTCCGAGATGCCGGCACCGCCCCGCAAACAACCTTTGGACTGCTCGGAGCGCTCGCCCTGCTGCTCGCCGCCGCGGCCCGCCAGCGCGAGTTGCCGCCCCGCGCGCCCGGTGCCCCCGAGCCGCCACGCCGCATCAGCCTGCCGCCCGTGGCCTATTGGGGCGGGGCGATCGTGCTCATCGGTTTCCTCTGCGAACAGGCCACCGAGGCGTGGTCGGCCCTGCATATCGAGCGCACGCTCGGTGGCGGCGCGGCTGAAGGAGCCATTGGCCCGGCCATGCTCGGCTTCACCATGTGTGTCGGGCGGCTGGGCGGGCAATTCGCAACCGCCCGCGTGTCCGAGGCCCGGCTCACCACGCTGGCCGCGCTCGTTTCGGCCTCTGGCGCGGCGCTGGCGGCGCTCGCCCCAACACCGCCCGTGGCCTACCTCGGCTTCGGCGTCCTCGGCCTTGGCCTCTCGGTCATATGTCCGATGGTCTTTGCCCTCGTGGGCCGACTTTCTGCGCCAGAGCAACGCCCGGCGGTGATCTCCCGCGCCGCCGTCATCGGCTACTCGGGCTTCTTCATCGGCCCGCCCTTCCTCGGCGCTCTGTCCGAAGCCGCAGGCCTGCGGGCCGCCTTTCTCGCCGTGGCGCTGCTGCTGGCGCT